The bacterium genome segment GTTGATCGACCGGACGAGCGCTTCGAGCACGCTGCGGTTCACCAGATGCTCAAAGGGCTCCCTGGTCCGAAAGCCCAGGTTCTCGCGGATCCGGTCGAAGATCACGATGGTGTCGTTGATCGAGTAGCTGGCGACCGTGAGGAGCACGGCCAGGAAGCTGCTGTTGACTTCTCGCTGCGTCAGCGCGAAGGCCCCGATGACCACCAGGAGGTCGTGGAGCAGCGCGATGTCGGCGGCGATCGCGAACCGCACCGAATGGAAGCGAAACGAGATGTAGATGACCTGCAGGATAATCCCGATCACGACGCCCAGGATGGCGATATTCCGTAACTCGGCCCCAATCTCGGGCCCGACCGTGTCCGCCCGGAGCATCTTGGTGCCGGGAAACCGGGTGGTCACGGCATCGATGATCGCATTGGTCTGCGGCTGCGTCAGCGGGCGCGTCCGGATGAAGACCTCCGTGTCCCCTGAGCGCTGGATGATCGCATCCCCCAACTGGAACCGATCCATCACCTGGCGCACGTCGCCGACGGCAAATGCCTGGGGGATGCGCAACTCGAGCGAGTTGCCTCCCGTGAAATCGACCCCCCAGTTGAGGGCGTGATGGTCGCGGACGTGGTGGACGTACAATGCGATCAGCCCGGGGACGATCACCGCGAGCGAGAGCGCGTACCACCACCGTCGCCGGCCGATCAGGTCGAACGTTCGGGGCGCCACGGGCTACTCTCCCGCCGCGCTGGGCGCGCCCGTGCGGCCCCGGCCGCCGACTCTGCCGAGGCGCTGGATCCACGGCGCGGCCGATGTCTCGAGCGCCATATCGACAAACACTCGGGTCACCATGATCGCGGTGAAGATACTGGTGAGGATCCCCAGGATCAGGGTCACGGCGAACCCGCGAACCGGCCCGGTGCCCAGCCACAGCAGGACGAGGGCGCCGATCAGCGTCGTCGCGTTCGAGTCCAGGATGGTCAC includes the following:
- the secF gene encoding protein translocase subunit SecF — encoded protein: MAPRTFDLIGRRRWWYALSLAVIVPGLIALYVHHVRDHHALNWGVDFTGGNSLELRIPQAFAVGDVRQVMDRFQLGDAIIQRSGDTEVFIRTRPLTQPQTNAIIDAVTTRFPGTKMLRADTVGPEIGAELRNIAILGVVIGIILQVIYISFRFHSVRFAIAADIALLHDLLVVIGAFALTQREVNSSFLAVLLTVASYSINDTIVIFDRIRENLGFRTREPFEHLVNRSVLEALVRSINTAMTAVLAIGAVYVFGGETIRDVAFGLVVSIITGGYSSIFNASPILVDWHNWSDRRRRPGGAEAKAARADDRAPERATPTTAADDHEESTPAALGAGAGRPQPVTGRRRRGGRRRR
- a CDS encoding MMPL family transporter yields the protein GVAVDANVIIFEKVKEELRGGKTLRAAVATGWSRAIVTILDSNATTLIGALVLLWLGTGPVRGFAVTLILGILTSIFTAIMVTRVFVDMALETSAAPWIQRLGRVGGRGRTGAPSAAGE